A region from the Candidatus Thiothrix putei genome encodes:
- a CDS encoding TetR family transcriptional regulator: protein MQIRATNPEDKEQRREAILDAAEQQWLAQPDRITNVAEIAAAAGVAKGTVYLYFRSKEELFLAIHERHVTEFFNRVAQRALQDTPMVMGDMFAIKRQFLLDTPIFLPLATQCHGMMEKHIPLEVGYAFEERTYARLNTTVTALQRHFPLINQALMLQSYALILGLWQLLRPTPLKELMKERSLICACTNDYLLMLENALTALWRGALTPENP, encoded by the coding sequence ATGCAAATCCGTGCCACCAATCCCGAAGACAAAGAACAACGCCGCGAAGCCATCTTGGATGCTGCTGAACAGCAGTGGCTTGCCCAACCCGACCGCATAACGAACGTTGCTGAGATTGCCGCTGCGGCTGGTGTGGCAAAAGGCACGGTATACCTGTATTTCCGCAGCAAAGAAGAATTGTTTCTCGCCATCCATGAGCGCCATGTAACCGAGTTTTTTAACCGTGTCGCACAACGGGCATTGCAAGATACGCCGATGGTAATGGGCGATATGTTCGCCATCAAGCGCCAATTCCTGCTTGATACCCCCATTTTCCTGCCCTTAGCAACGCAATGCCACGGCATGATGGAAAAGCACATTCCTCTGGAAGTGGGTTACGCTTTTGAGGAACGCACCTATGCTCGCCTCAATACGACAGTGACCGCCTTGCAACGCCATTTCCCTTTGATCAACCAAGCACTGATGCTGCAAAGCTACGCACTCATTCTGGGATTATGGCAACTGCTACGCCCTACCCCGCTCAAAGAATTGATGAAAGAACGTTCACTGATCTGTGCCTGCACCAACGATTACCTGCTCATGCTGGAAAATGCTTTGACTGCGTTATGGCGCGGCGCACTGACCCCGGAGAATCCATGA
- a CDS encoding ATP-binding protein — MLIRNLAVTLRRLATAFPVVTVTGPRQSGKTTLVRALFADKPYVTLEDPIEREFAREDPRGFLARFASGAIFDEAQRWPDLFSYLQGMVDNDRQAGRFILTGSQQFGLLAGVSQSLAGRAGVTRLLPLTADEIPAVSQGDISLNQLLLTGGYPTLHTQVIQPHDWFASYVATYVERDVRQIINVQDLSTFQRFLRLCAGRTGQLLNLNGLASETGISHTTARAWMSVLESSGLVHLLPPYHRNFGKRLVKTPKLYFIDTGLACWLLGIRAEEHLALHPLRGELFETWVISECLKARYNAGLPADLYFWRDNNGVEADLVFESGNQLQTVEIKSGQTITSDYIKAGKRSTAFAAGEATLTPWLIHGGTDNYLRSGVEVIGWQRLARKFVYNSPIID; from the coding sequence ATGCTAATACGTAACCTTGCCGTCACGCTGCGGCGACTCGCAACTGCCTTTCCTGTCGTGACTGTCACCGGCCCGCGTCAGTCGGGTAAAACCACGTTGGTGCGTGCGCTGTTTGCGGATAAGCCTTATGTTACGTTGGAAGACCCTATCGAACGTGAGTTTGCCCGCGAAGACCCGCGTGGTTTTCTTGCCAGATTTGCCAGCGGCGCAATCTTTGATGAAGCCCAGCGCTGGCCTGATCTATTCTCTTATTTGCAAGGCATGGTGGATAATGACCGGCAAGCGGGGCGTTTCATTTTGACTGGCTCACAACAGTTTGGTTTGTTAGCAGGGGTATCGCAATCTTTAGCCGGGCGAGCAGGTGTTACCCGTCTGTTACCGCTCACCGCCGATGAAATACCCGCAGTCAGTCAGGGTGACATTAGCCTGAATCAGTTATTACTGACGGGGGGCTACCCCACGTTGCATACGCAAGTCATACAGCCACACGATTGGTTTGCCAGTTATGTTGCCACGTATGTTGAACGTGACGTGCGCCAAATCATTAATGTGCAAGACCTGAGTACTTTTCAACGGTTTCTGCGTTTATGTGCCGGACGTACTGGGCAATTATTGAACCTGAATGGTTTAGCCAGCGAAACCGGGATTTCCCATACCACCGCCCGTGCGTGGATGTCGGTGCTAGAATCCAGCGGTCTGGTGCATTTACTGCCCCCTTATCACCGCAATTTCGGCAAACGTTTGGTCAAAACGCCCAAACTGTACTTCATTGATACCGGATTAGCGTGTTGGTTGTTGGGCATCCGTGCTGAAGAACACCTCGCCTTACACCCTTTGCGCGGTGAGTTATTTGAAACCTGGGTCATCAGTGAATGCCTGAAAGCGCGTTACAATGCGGGTTTGCCTGCCGACTTGTATTTCTGGCGCGACAATAACGGGGTGGAGGCGGATTTGGTTTTCGAGTCTGGCAACCAATTGCAAACCGTTGAAATTAAATCGGGGCAAACCATCACCAGTGATTACATCAAAGCCGGTAAACGTTCCACCGCTTTTGCTGCTGGTGAAGCAACGTTAACACCTTGGTTGATACATGGCGGTACGGATAATTACTTGCGCAGTGGCGTTGAGGTGATTGGTTGGCAACGACTTGCTCGTAAATTTGTATACAATAGCCCAATCATCGACTAA
- a CDS encoding YajD family HNH nuclease, whose protein sequence is MKADHAKIVLNARKNADERAKGYREQALKLYPWICGRCAREFTHANLRELTVHHRDHNHDNNPPDGSNWELLCLYCHDNEHQKLIEAEHGGSAGTSGPAAATHNPFADLKAKMQKK, encoded by the coding sequence ATGAAGGCCGACCACGCCAAAATTGTACTGAATGCCCGTAAAAATGCCGACGAACGCGCCAAAGGCTACCGCGAACAAGCCTTGAAGCTGTACCCGTGGATTTGTGGGCGTTGTGCGCGGGAATTCACGCACGCCAATTTGCGCGAATTGACCGTGCATCACCGCGATCATAACCACGACAATAACCCGCCAGATGGCAGCAACTGGGAGCTGTTGTGCTTGTATTGCCACGATAATGAACATCAAAAGTTAATCGAAGCCGAGCACGGCGGTTCCGCCGGAACCAGTGGTCCTGCGGCAGCAACGCACAACCCGTTTGCCGATTTGAAAGCGAAGATGCA
- a CDS encoding efflux RND transporter permease subunit, with amino-acid sequence MSSFNLSEWALRHRNFVLYLMILTLGLGIFGYNKLGQSEDPPFTFKVMLVQAYWAGATAQEMESQVTERIEKTILETDYIDVVRSFSRPGEANIFVIAKDDAPSAAMPGMFYDIRKRVGDMRHTLPQGVVGPTFNDEFGETYGNIFALTGDGFNFAQLRDAADNIRKELLLVKDVAKILSIGEQEERVTIELSNSKLANLGFSVQQLVDVLQAQNTITAVGAYNTDNDRIYVRPEGAFSKLEDIRNLPINLGNRTLRLREVAEVKRGYADPPHSTFRYQGQAALGIGVSMRKGGDIIALGKSLDTALVRIESQLPIGMELHRVNDQPSAVKRSINEFLQVVAEAIIIVLAVSFISLGMRAGTVVALSIPLVLAGTFFMMHLFGIGLHKISLGSLVLALGLLVDDAIIAIEMMVVKMEDGWDRVKAASFAYTTTAIPMLTGTLVTAAGFLPIATAQSSVGEFTRSIFQVVTIALVISWFAAVIVIPYLGYKLLPDHVPHDPSTKKTGVMGRLLKPLLDAQHHLAEGFYRWFRGLIRACVQYPLTVIVLTVATFAGSIFMFQFVQQQFFPDATRLELIVDLKLPEGSSLDATQAEVDKLETYLNTQQAHVENFVAYVGNGSPRFYLPLDQQLPAASFAQFVITTKSIADRETLRGQLIELLDNSGQFAHARGRVIRLENGPPVGYPVQFRVSGDDLWTLRDLGEQVANVMRANPHLVNVHLDWNERNKAIRLKLDTAKAISLGVTQSALSQVLQSTLSGTPIGEFREHDQTIPILLRGVEGERDMISRLAGLNVPTSTGKTVPLSQLASIDYVQEEGILWHRNRTRTITVRGDIYSRIQAPTVTAEVETRLPEIRAKLPLGYKLETGGAVEESAKGNESIGAGFPLFIVVVLTLLMIQLQSFQRVIMVVLTAPFGLIGVSLFLLLFNRPFGFVAMLGTIALSGMIMRNSVILLDQIERNIDEGQVPREAVIEAAVRRFRPIMLTALAAILAMIPLSKSVFFGPMAIAIMGGLLVATLLTLLFLPALYTVWFKMTQGHQAFTHVVQPSG; translated from the coding sequence ATGAGCAGCTTCAACCTGTCAGAATGGGCGCTACGCCACCGCAATTTTGTGCTGTATTTGATGATCCTGACCCTAGGCTTGGGTATTTTCGGCTACAACAAATTAGGGCAATCGGAAGACCCGCCCTTCACCTTTAAAGTCATGCTGGTGCAAGCGTATTGGGCGGGTGCTACCGCGCAGGAAATGGAATCGCAAGTCACCGAGCGCATCGAAAAAACCATTTTGGAAACGGATTATATTGATGTCGTGCGCAGCTTTTCGCGCCCCGGTGAAGCCAATATTTTCGTCATAGCCAAAGACGATGCGCCTTCTGCTGCCATGCCCGGTATGTTTTATGACATTCGTAAGCGTGTCGGGGATATGCGCCATACCCTGCCGCAAGGGGTGGTTGGCCCCACCTTCAACGACGAATTCGGCGAAACCTACGGTAATATTTTTGCGCTGACGGGGGATGGCTTCAACTTCGCCCAATTGCGTGATGCCGCTGATAATATCCGCAAAGAACTATTACTGGTCAAAGATGTCGCCAAAATCCTCAGCATTGGTGAGCAAGAGGAACGTGTCACCATCGAACTTTCCAACAGCAAGCTGGCGAACCTCGGTTTCAGCGTCCAACAATTAGTGGACGTATTGCAGGCACAAAATACCATCACCGCAGTGGGTGCATATAACACGGATAACGACCGGATTTACGTGCGTCCCGAAGGGGCTTTCAGCAAGCTGGAAGACATCCGCAACCTGCCAATCAATCTAGGCAACCGCACCTTGCGCCTCCGCGAAGTCGCCGAGGTAAAACGTGGCTATGCCGACCCACCACACTCCACGTTCCGCTATCAGGGGCAAGCAGCCTTGGGGATTGGCGTGTCGATGCGCAAAGGCGGCGATATTATTGCGCTGGGCAAATCCTTGGATACCGCATTGGTACGCATCGAGAGCCAGCTCCCCATCGGCATGGAATTACACCGCGTCAATGACCAGCCTTCCGCCGTCAAACGCTCCATCAATGAATTCCTGCAAGTGGTGGCTGAAGCCATCATCATCGTGTTGGCGGTGAGTTTTATCAGCTTGGGAATGCGGGCGGGAACAGTGGTCGCACTCTCCATTCCGCTGGTATTGGCGGGGACGTTTTTCATGATGCACCTGTTCGGTATTGGTTTGCACAAGATTTCATTAGGCTCCTTGGTGCTGGCGCTGGGGCTATTGGTGGACGATGCCATTATCGCGATTGAAATGATGGTGGTGAAAATGGAAGACGGCTGGGATCGGGTCAAAGCCGCCAGTTTCGCCTACACCACCACCGCGATCCCCATGCTGACGGGAACACTGGTGACAGCAGCCGGTTTTTTGCCGATTGCGACGGCGCAATCGTCGGTCGGTGAGTTTACCCGCTCCATCTTTCAGGTGGTGACGATTGCATTGGTCATTTCGTGGTTTGCGGCAGTCATTGTCATCCCGTATTTGGGCTACAAATTATTGCCGGATCATGTGCCACATGACCCTAGCACCAAAAAAACGGGCGTGATGGGGCGGCTGCTCAAACCTTTGCTTGATGCCCAACACCATCTTGCCGAAGGATTTTACCGCTGGTTTCGGGGGTTGATTCGTGCTTGCGTGCAATACCCACTGACCGTCATCGTCCTGACGGTGGCGACGTTCGCCGGATCTATTTTCATGTTCCAATTTGTGCAACAGCAGTTTTTCCCGGACGCCACCCGCTTGGAATTGATCGTTGACCTGAAGTTACCTGAAGGTTCGTCGTTAGACGCCACCCAAGCAGAAGTGGATAAACTGGAAACCTACTTAAATACTCAGCAAGCGCACGTCGAGAATTTTGTGGCGTATGTCGGCAACGGTTCACCGCGCTTTTACTTGCCGCTGGATCAGCAATTACCTGCCGCCAGCTTTGCACAGTTCGTGATTACTACCAAGAGTATTGCCGATCGTGAAACCTTGCGCGGTCAGTTGATCGAGTTACTGGACAATAGTGGGCAATTTGCCCATGCGCGTGGGCGGGTGATTCGCTTGGAAAATGGCCCGCCTGTCGGCTATCCGGTGCAATTCCGCGTTTCGGGTGACGATTTGTGGACATTGCGTGACCTCGGCGAACAAGTCGCTAATGTGATGCGTGCCAACCCGCATCTGGTGAATGTGCATCTGGACTGGAACGAACGCAACAAAGCGATTCGCCTCAAACTGGATACCGCAAAAGCCATCAGCCTCGGTGTCACCCAATCCGCCCTGTCGCAAGTGTTACAAAGCACTTTGAGCGGCACGCCGATTGGCGAATTCCGTGAACACGACCAAACCATTCCCATCTTGCTGCGCGGTGTCGAGGGTGAACGTGACATGATTTCGCGGCTGGCTGGCTTGAATGTACCGACATCCACCGGCAAAACAGTGCCGTTGTCGCAACTGGCAAGTATCGACTACGTACAAGAAGAAGGTATTTTGTGGCATCGCAACCGTACCCGCACCATCACAGTACGCGGCGATATTTACAGCAGAATTCAAGCACCGACCGTGACCGCAGAAGTCGAAACCCGCTTGCCAGAAATACGAGCCAAACTCCCGTTAGGTTACAAGTTGGAAACCGGCGGGGCAGTGGAAGAAAGTGCTAAGGGCAATGAATCCATTGGTGCAGGCTTCCCGCTGTTCATCGTGGTGGTACTGACTTTGCTCATGATTCAGTTGCAAAGTTTTCAGCGCGTGATCATGGTAGTGCTAACCGCTCCCTTTGGGTTAATTGGAGTTTCATTGTTCCTATTGCTGTTTAACCGCCCGTTTGGCTTTGTCGCCATGTTGGGAACCATTGCACTTTCCGGCATGATCATGCGCAATTCGGTGATTCTTTTGGATCAGATTGAACGCAATATTGACGAAGGGCAAGTCCCACGTGAGGCAGTGATTGAAGCCGCAGTACGGCGTTTTCGCCCCATTATGCTCACCGCATTGGCAGCGATTTTGGCAATGATCCCGCTATCGAAAAGCGTATTCTTTGGGCCAATGGCAATTGCGATCATGGGCGGCTTACTGGTAGCAACGCTGTTGACCCTGCTGTTTTTACCAGCGTTATACACCGTGTGGTTCAAAATGACGCAAGGACACCAAGCATTTACGCACGTCGTTCAACCCAGCGGCTGA
- a CDS encoding efflux RND transporter periplasmic adaptor subunit, whose protein sequence is MKHSAFLPLLLLLALSACQEPETPTTVIRPAQVWTVSDQATRNSATYSGETQARVAADLAFRVGGKVMARNVEVGDAVTAGQVLASLDTTDLNLNTSSARANLTAAEADFTNAKTELARVAELRRKQFIGQSALDNAQAAHDAAAAKVAAAKAQLKLSGNQAGYTELRAAQAGVITQVNIEVGQVVAAGTPVARIAYAGEREVHIRVGETTVQTLQTGALTDIKLWSQPNTVFQGKVREVSPTTDTTRSFLVKISLLNPPPDLRLGVTADVSLANIHTNDDRWLPASALFQQGQQTAVWVVNTDNQVQLQPVTVTAFHETGVTVTGLPAGTKIIAAGVHKLSNGQIINPIPYDGKAGA, encoded by the coding sequence ATGAAGCACTCAGCTTTTCTTCCCTTACTACTGTTACTGGCACTCAGCGCCTGTCAAGAGCCAGAAACACCCACAACCGTCATCCGCCCCGCACAAGTTTGGACAGTCAGCGACCAAGCCACTCGTAACAGCGCAACCTATTCCGGCGAAACCCAAGCGCGGGTAGCCGCCGATCTCGCCTTCCGCGTCGGTGGCAAAGTGATGGCACGTAACGTCGAGGTCGGCGATGCGGTTACCGCAGGGCAAGTGCTTGCCAGCCTTGATACGACTGACTTAAACCTGAACACAAGCAGTGCTCGTGCCAATCTGACCGCCGCTGAAGCCGATTTCACCAACGCCAAAACCGAACTCGCACGGGTCGCCGAATTACGTCGCAAGCAATTCATCGGGCAATCTGCATTAGATAACGCCCAAGCTGCCCATGATGCCGCCGCTGCCAAAGTAGCTGCTGCCAAAGCCCAACTCAAACTGAGCGGCAACCAAGCAGGTTACACCGAATTACGCGCCGCACAAGCAGGCGTTATCACGCAAGTCAACATCGAAGTGGGGCAAGTGGTTGCGGCCGGGACACCGGTTGCCCGCATTGCTTACGCAGGTGAACGTGAAGTCCACATCCGTGTCGGCGAAACCACCGTACAAACCCTGCAAACAGGTGCACTCACTGACATCAAACTCTGGTCACAACCCAACACTGTCTTTCAGGGCAAAGTCCGCGAAGTATCACCCACGACCGACACTACCCGCAGCTTTCTGGTCAAAATCAGCTTGTTGAACCCGCCACCCGATTTACGTCTAGGCGTAACAGCAGATGTCAGCCTCGCCAACATTCACACCAACGACGACCGCTGGTTGCCCGCTTCGGCACTGTTCCAACAAGGCCAGCAAACCGCCGTGTGGGTAGTGAATACCGACAACCAAGTGCAATTGCAGCCCGTCACCGTAACTGCTTTTCACGAAACAGGCGTTACCGTGACAGGCTTACCAGCAGGCACAAAAATCATTGCTGCCGGAGTCCACAAACTGAGCAATGGGCAAATCATCAACCCCATCCCGTATGATGGCAAGGCGGGCGCATGA